The following DNA comes from Candidatus Woesearchaeota archaeon.
ACAAACATAGCCGGCAATCATGCTGCAACCATGAACGAAGAATGGATAGTTATTATTGAGAAACAATAATCAAATTTCTTCAACTTTGAACACTTTTGGAATACTATTTCTTACAATCCTGAAACCAGAACCGTGGTCGTGTGTTTTGCCTAAATTTTTTCCGCTCCTATAAACACCCAATCTTATATCGTATTTTATGCTGGCTTCTTTTACAGCTTTCAAAAAACCATCAAATGTCAATCCAGTAAGCAAAATTGCTTTATTGAACTTAAATGATTCTGCCCCTTTCTCTTTTTTTGATTCGGCATCAAGTAGAATAATGCTCTTGCATTTAGTTTCTATTATTTTCTTTAATAATTCAAATGGATAATAAGCCTCTATTTCCTCAATTTTATCTGCGTCGATCTGTTTTACTTTTATGTCAATCCGTTTATTTTGTTCGTCAATCTCCAATCCAAAACAAAATTTGCTTTTACAGGCATTATATTTGTCAGCAGAAAAAGTAGTGTGTAATATTTTCATATCTTTATATTCTTCATCAAAATAACCAAATCTTTCTCTTAACTTTGTATTTACACCGCGAGGATTAGGAGATTTAGTAAATAGAGTAATCATTGATTCGGATAACTCTCTAGTAGACTTTAATTCTATTTCTCCCTTATAATCTGCAGAAGCCTTATTATTCTCTATTACTCCAATAAAATCTTCAAAAGTCTTGCCTATTCCGGTGTCATGAAATCGATTTGAAGGAATCCATCCTTTTTCCTTTATTGCTAAAAAGTCTCTTTTGAAATTTTCTATAAGTTTACCATCCATAGTTCAAAAGTAAGATATAAATTTTATATACTGATACCACAACTTAGATATAATTTGAATACAAAGCCCCGGCTCCTTAATTATATTCTGTTCTATAAAGAGCTAGGGCTGTGAAATATACGCGCTTATCTGAATTTTAGATGGCGAAAAGGCGCTATATCATTGGAAGCGTTTCAGTTTGATGGAATACAGTTTCGCCTTTAGGTTCAAATTCACTATCCTTCATATTCCCATATCTGATTTCAAATCTGAACCTATGCAATCCAGGCATGTAAGTTCTGGTAGAAGGAGATACTTTTACCCTATATGTGTTAACTCCTTCAGGAATATTTTCATGTTTTAATCTGTCCATTCTTCTTAAATCAGTTTCTAATTCAGATTTAATTTCCGGATCAGCCATATCTATGCCCGAAGTATCAAGTATTCTCGTTAACATGTGTTTAGATGATCTTGATAATTTTATAAATCTATCTGCGACTTGCTCAGTAAACCGGAAACCTTCTGCAAAGATCAAGAACATTCTGCCTTACTTTCTGCTTTAATGCAGCATCAGTTGGATGCTCAATAATATCTGCGATCCATTCTCCGACCTGCTTCATTTCATCTTCTTTCATTCCCCTCTGCGCCAGTATAGGGGTTCCTAATCTTAGTCCGGATGGCTTGAATGGAGTTGAAGGGTCAAATGGAATTGTGTTTGCATTAAGGACTATTCCTGCTTCTTCAAGCGCAACAGCCATTTCCCTGCCCATGCCTTGTTTTCCAATTGATTTTGTCTTGATAAGGTCAATTAAAATCAGATGATTGTCTGTCCCGTTTGAAACCAGCTTTATGCCCTTAGCCATGAGTGTTTCTGCAAGAGCTTTTGCATTTTTTACAATCTGCAATGCATACTGCCTGAACTCAGGCTCCATTGCTTCCTTAAAGCACACAGCCTTTCCGGCTATAGTGTGCTCATGAGGGCCGCCCTGCAAGCCAGGGAATACTGCCTTGTCCAGCTGAGCTGCATATTTTTCTTTGCAAAGAATGATGGCGCTTCTTGGGCCTCTTAATGTTTTGTGCGTTGTTGTCATCACAAAATCTGTAAACGGCAGCGGAGAAGGATGAACATCTCCGACTATAAGCCCGGCAATATGGGATATGTCTGCCATTGAATATGCCCCTATTTCTTGGGCTATTTCATTAAATCTTCTGAAATCAACTGTTCTTGGGTATGCAGTATAGCCTGAAACAATCATCTTTGGCTTTTCTTTCAGCGCAATTTCCCTCACTTTGTCCATATCTAGCATTTCAGTTTCTTTGTCAACGCCGTAATGCGCAAAGCTGAAAAGCTTTCCTGAGAAATTTACAGGGCTTCCATGAGTTAAGTGGCCGCCATGGCTCAAGTCCATGCCCATTATTTTTTCGCCGGGATTTAACACAGAAAAATAAATTGCCATGTTTGCAGGGCTTCCTGAATTTGGCTGCACATTTGCGTGCTCTGCATTAAACAGTTTTTTGGCCCTTTCGATTGCAATAAGCTCTATTTCATCGCAATACCTGTTTCCCTGATAATATCTTTTTTTAGGATAGCCTTCAGCATACTTATTGTTAAGCACGCTTCCAACTGCCTCTAGAACAGCCCTGCTTGCATAACTTTCAGAAGGGATCATGTTTAATTCTGTTCTTTGCCTTTCTAATTCGTTTTGGATTGCATTATACACTTCGATGTCTGATGATTTCAGCTCTTCTGTTTTCATTTTCTCTTTCTCTTGTAAGTCAGGAAAGAAAACTTAACATTTTCCCCTGTTTTTTTATCTTTTCCTTCCTTATCTTCTTTCTTGATCAGCTCCCATTCATTGAAATTAATTTCAGGGAATAAAACATCGCCTTCATAATCTTTGTATATCCTCGTCAGCTCAAATGTATCTGCTATTTTTAATCCAAGCTTGTAGATGCTTGCCCCTCCTGTAATGAATGCCTTCTCCACGCCTTTTTTCCTGCAGTACTCTATTGCTTCATTGAAATCAAAGAATATTGTTGTTCCTTCCGGTTTGTAGCTTTTGTCAAAAGTAAGCACAATGTTCTCTCTTCCGGGAAGAGGCTTTGCATTTTCAGGCAATGACTCGTAAGTTTTATCGCCCATAATGCAGGGATGGCCCCATGTTGCTTCCTTGAAATGCTGGAAATCCTCCTGTATTCTCCAGGGAATATCACCTTTATTGCCGATCACATTGTTCTGAGCAACTGCAACAATCACGATTATTTCAGTCATTTCTTACACCGCTATCTCAAATTTTATTGTTGGATGAGACTCATAATTTTCAGCTTTTGTGTCTTCAAATTTCCAGTCAAATATGGACTTGAAATTCTCTGTTTTTATTGAAGGCAGCCTGAATGGCGCTCTTTTAAGCTGCTCTTTCAATCCTTCAATATGATTTAAATATATGTGCGTGTCTCCCAAGAAGCCAACAAGCTTTCCCTCTTTAAGGCCGGTTTCTTTAGCAAGCAGATGCAGCAATAACCCATAGCTCGCAATATTAAAAGGCAGGCCTAATGCGCTGTCAACAGACCTCTGGTTCCACATGAGATTTAATTTATCATTCAGCACTGTTGCCTGAAAGCCATAATGGCAGAAAGGAGGTATTACTTTGTTTACATCAACCGGATTCCATGCCAGCACTAACATCTGCCTGCTGTGCGGCTTATTTTTTAAATCATCAACTAGTCTTTTAAGCTGGTCAACTCCTTTCCCATTATAATCCTTGTCATAGCCTTCGTACTTTGCCCCGAAATGCCTCCACTGCCATCCATAAATCGGCCCTAAATCCCTTTCTTCCATCATTCGCTTTTTTGCTGCTTCATCATGGGAATAAGGAACTATCTCCGGAGAGCACCATTCATCCCAGATATGGTTGTTTCTCTCCTGAAGCCATTTTTTATCTGAAATGCCTTTAATAAAAAACTCTAGCTCAGACGCAACCAGCCTTAAAGGGATTTTTTTAGTGGTAAGCAAAGGAAAGCCTTCGGCCATGTCATGCTGGAACATAGCCCCTGCAATAGCGACGGTGCCTGTTCCAGTCCTGTCTTTCTTGACAACTCCTTCATCAAGAATTCTCTTAATGATCTCAAGATATGCTTTCATATAAAACCCCCAATATGGATTTTAGATATCTTGTTTATATGCTTTATGGTTTTAGATTCAGTATTTATTTTGCTGAAACGAGATGACGGTCTTAAAACGATTTGTATGCGGTCTTCTTTGCTTTAAAGAAATCTTTTGTAAAGTTAACTGCTTCTCTTTCATTGAATTTTTTACATGTGTAAATAACAGTTGAAAAAAATTTAGCATTCCCCCAAACATATAATGCAATTCCAGAATCTATTAATGGAACAAACGCATCAAATCCCTGATTTATTGCCTTTCCCTTTTTCCCTGTCGCATATATTATCGGTTTTCCATACATTTTAAGATTTAAATTTCTAGTGATTCCATTAAAAAATTCAACCATTACCTTTCTAGTCACATTAATTTCGAAGAACCCTTCGATTACCAATCTTTGTCTTGTTATTTTTGGTGCTAAATTTTTCATAATGAACAACATAACCATAAGACATATATAAATTTAACTAGATGCTCTTTTTTCACAAACTATATAAATAAACATATAAGACATTGTTCTGGGGTGCATCAAGATCATAATCGGACTTACAGGAACAAACGGAGCTGGAAAAACAACTGCTGCTGATTATCTGAAGCAGAAGGGATTTGCTTATTTTTCTTTATCCGATGCTATCAGGGAAGAGCTGAAAAAACAGAATATTCCCGAAACAAGGGAAAGCTTAATAAACATGGGCAATAAGCTGAGATCAGAGTTTGGGGCGAATATACTTGCAAAGAGGATCGCTGAAAAAATAGATTTATCAAAAAACACAATTATAGATTCAATAAGAAATGCTGAAGAAGTAAAAGAGCTGAAAAAATTAAAAAATTTCATTTTCATTGCTGTTGATGCTCCGATTGAATTGAGATATAAACGGCTAAAAGACAGGTTTGGAAGGCAGGAAGCTTACAAAACACTGGAGCAGTTCAGGGAACAGGAGCAGAAAGAGTTCAGCCAGGACAAAACAAAGCAGCAGCTCGGGATATGCATGAAAATGGCTGACAAAGTTATTTTAAATGACGGAACAATTGCTGAATTAAGAAAGAAAATAGATGAACTTGTTGTTAAAAAATGTTAAAATGCAAATAAAACCAAAAACAATAAATAATGAGAGCATATTACAAAGGTTGCCGAAACCTATTTTGAATTTGTGTAAAGAGAATAGTTTAGACGCACTTCAGTTTGAGTGGGAAAGCCATTTCGGAAACACGCCTTTTACTTTAGAGGAAGCCAAGAGTTTTCTTACAACCATATATGCTATCCAATTATCTAAAGAAATAATGCAAAAAGAAATTCAAGTTCAGGAACAACAGCAACGAGAAAGAAAAACAACAAGGCCGAGTGTTGATGAATATTTCTTAAAGATAGCTGCAGTTGTCGGCGAAAGAGCTACATGCCAGCGCCACAATGTAGGAGCTGTTTTAGTTAAAGACAAGCACATCATAAGCACAGGATATAATGGAGCTCCCAGAGGCTGCAAAGACTGCCTTGAGCTTGGCTGCTTAAGGGATGAGCTTAAAATTCCTTCCGGAACAAGGCATGAGATATGCAGGGCAGTCCATGCAGAGCAGAATGCAATAATACAGGCAGCATTGCACGGCAAGCATACAGAAGGATCAACAATGTACTGCACTCATTCGCCTTGCAACATATGCGCAAAGATGATCGTCAATTCCAAAGTAAAAAGATTTGTCACATTCAGCGATTACCCTGACAAGGATGCAATTGAATTATTCAAAGAAGCAGGGGTTGAGCTTGTGAAGCTGAATGTTCCGGATACGAAGATTTATTTGAAAGCTTAAGCGAGAAAAACAGAAATATTTATATATTAA
Coding sequences within:
- a CDS encoding dihydrofolate reductase — translated: MTEIIVIVAVAQNNVIGNKGDIPWRIQEDFQHFKEATWGHPCIMGDKTYESLPENAKPLPGRENIVLTFDKSYKPEGTTIFFDFNEAIEYCRKKGVEKAFITGGASIYKLGLKIADTFELTRIYKDYEGDVLFPEINFNEWELIKKEDKEGKDKKTGENVKFSFLTYKRKRK
- a CDS encoding MvaI/BcnI restriction endonuclease family protein, coding for MDGKLIENFKRDFLAIKEKGWIPSNRFHDTGIGKTFEDFIGVIENNKASADYKGEIELKSTRELSESMITLFTKSPNPRGVNTKLRERFGYFDEEYKDMKILHTTFSADKYNACKSKFCFGLEIDEQNKRIDIKVKQIDADKIEEIEAYYPFELLKKIIETKCKSIILLDAESKKEKGAESFKFNKAILLTGLTFDGFLKAVKEASIKYDIRLGVYRSGKNLGKTHDHGSGFRIVRNSIPKVFKVEEI
- a CDS encoding serine hydroxymethyltransferase; amino-acid sequence: MKTEELKSSDIEVYNAIQNELERQRTELNMIPSESYASRAVLEAVGSVLNNKYAEGYPKKRYYQGNRYCDEIELIAIERAKKLFNAEHANVQPNSGSPANMAIYFSVLNPGEKIMGMDLSHGGHLTHGSPVNFSGKLFSFAHYGVDKETEMLDMDKVREIALKEKPKMIVSGYTAYPRTVDFRRFNEIAQEIGAYSMADISHIAGLIVGDVHPSPLPFTDFVMTTTHKTLRGPRSAIILCKEKYAAQLDKAVFPGLQGGPHEHTIAGKAVCFKEAMEPEFRQYALQIVKNAKALAETLMAKGIKLVSNGTDNHLILIDLIKTKSIGKQGMGREMAVALEEAGIVLNANTIPFDPSTPFKPSGLRLGTPILAQRGMKEDEMKQVGEWIADIIEHPTDAALKQKVRQNVLDLCRRFPVY
- a CDS encoding AAA family ATPase, whose amino-acid sequence is MVLGCIKIIIGLTGTNGAGKTTAADYLKQKGFAYFSLSDAIREELKKQNIPETRESLINMGNKLRSEFGANILAKRIAEKIDLSKNTIIDSIRNAEEVKELKKLKNFIFIAVDAPIELRYKRLKDRFGRQEAYKTLEQFREQEQKEFSQDKTKQQLGICMKMADKVILNDGTIAELRKKIDELVVKKC
- the thyA gene encoding thymidylate synthase: MKAYLEIIKRILDEGVVKKDRTGTGTVAIAGAMFQHDMAEGFPLLTTKKIPLRLVASELEFFIKGISDKKWLQERNNHIWDEWCSPEIVPYSHDEAAKKRMMEERDLGPIYGWQWRHFGAKYEGYDKDYNGKGVDQLKRLVDDLKNKPHSRQMLVLAWNPVDVNKVIPPFCHYGFQATVLNDKLNLMWNQRSVDSALGLPFNIASYGLLLHLLAKETGLKEGKLVGFLGDTHIYLNHIEGLKEQLKRAPFRLPSIKTENFKSIFDWKFEDTKAENYESHPTIKFEIAV
- a CDS encoding dCMP deaminase family protein; translated protein: MQKEIQVQEQQQRERKTTRPSVDEYFLKIAAVVGERATCQRHNVGAVLVKDKHIISTGYNGAPRGCKDCLELGCLRDELKIPSGTRHEICRAVHAEQNAIIQAALHGKHTEGSTMYCTHSPCNICAKMIVNSKVKRFVTFSDYPDKDAIELFKEAGVELVKLNVPDTKIYLKA